From Vanessa tameamea isolate UH-Manoa-2023 chromosome 26, ilVanTame1 primary haplotype, whole genome shotgun sequence, one genomic window encodes:
- the LOC113404845 gene encoding fez family zinc finger protein erm-like — MQPFQSSTRPEGPRESSPERAKSPDTPTAPVLNFSIARLMEPDRKKSVSPELPPPPGFLSYGAHLLDSAFKQYIPAARRQLVSHYPLLYYGPDLVSLTYAHQLHLPRPPPVQSPVQRPPSPRAPAPDHAVSSTTGPTPSPAKSKSFACGDCGKVFNAHYNLTRHMPVHTGARPFVCKICGKGFRQASTLCRHKIIHTSEKPHKCLTCGKAFNRSSTLNTHARIHAGYKPFVCEFCGKGFHQKGNYKNHRLTHSGEKAYKCNICNKAFHQIYNLTFHMHTHNERKPFTCSICAKGFCRNFDLKKHTRKLHMGAGSSNNDSSLDTQDESTQEATTSPSDEASRAAFRPFIGSSYPRILDPARMTAPNTFFSKLL, encoded by the coding sequence ATGCAGCCGTTCCAATCGTCAACCCGCCCCGAGGGCCCGAGGGAGTCCTCCCCTGAGAGGGCCAAATCCCCCGATACACCCACGGCACCAGTCCTCAATTTCTCCATAGCTCGGCTTATGGAACCAGATAGGAAGAAGTCAGTCAGTCCGGAACTGCCTCCTCCTCCCGGGTTCTTGTCCTATGGGGCTCATTTACTAGATTCTGCGTTCAAACAGTACATACCGGCTGCGAGACGACAACTGGTTTCACATTACCCATTACTGTATTACGGTCCAGATCTAGTTTCGTTGACATACGCTCATCAGTTACACTTACCCAGACCACCGCCGGTGCAATCTCCTGTGCAACGTCCACCAAGTCCTCGAGCTCCGGCGCCCGATCATGCCGTTTCTTCGACGACCGGTCCGACACCGTCTCCGGCAAAAAGTAAGAGCTTCGCCTGTGGTGATTGTGGAAAAGTGTTCAATGCTCATTATAATCTCACAAGGCACATGCCCGTTCACACCGGAGCGCGGCCTTTTGTCTGCAAGATCTGCGGGAAAGGATTCAGACAGGCGTCAACGTTATGCCGACATAAAATCATTCACACCTCAGAGAAACCTCACAAATGTCTCACTTGTGGAAAGGCGTTCAACCGTTCCTCGACTCTGAACACTCACGCCCGAATCCACGCGGGCTATAAGCCCTTCGTTTGCGAGTTCTGCGGGAAAGGGTTCCATCAGAAAGGTAACTACAAGAACCACCGACTCACTCACAGCGGGGAAAAAGCTTACAAATGTAACATTTGCAACAAAGCCTTTCACCAGATATACAACCTGACGTTTCACATGCACACACACAACGAAAGAAAACCGTTTACGTGCAGTATTTGCGCTAAAGGATTCTGCAGAAACTTCGATCTCAAGAAACACACCCGAAAGCTCCACATGGGCGCCGGCAGTTCGAACAACGACTCCTCTCTAGACACGCAGGATGAGTCGACACAAGAGGCGACCACGAGTCCCAGCGACGAAGCCAGCCGAGCTGCCTTCAGACCGTTCATAGGTTCTTCGTATCCCCGGATCCTGGACCCCGCTCGGATGACTGCTCCTAACACGTTCTTCTCTAAACTCTTGTGA